GTTCGAAATGTGCCTCCGCAAGCTCGTTGTCGTTCGTGTCGAGATACGTATTTCCGAGATTGACATAGACGAGCGCGCTTTCGCGAGCCTTTGCGGCCTCCAAATACGAAAGGCGCGCCGCATTACGATAACCCGTTCGATTCAAAAGATTACCGAGCGCGACGAGCGCGTCGAAGTGTCTGCCGTCCTGCTCGATCACCTTGATGTAGGCTGCCTGGGCTTCGGCATCGCGTCCCTGTGCTTCGAGCTGCCAGGCTCGCGCAAAGAGCTCCGCGACCGAATCAGGTTGCGCCGTGCGCGACTTCCTCGATCTTGCGGGCGCCGATACCGAGCGAATCTGCAGCCGCGCGAATGTCGGCCCACGTCTTTGCGTCGATCGGAATCCCCTCGGCCATCCGCTTCTTGCGGGTGTTGCGTTCCGGCTCGCCCGCAATTAGGACCGGGGCGCTCGGATCCGACGGCGGCGAGGCTTTCACGAAATCCAAGAACGCTTGCATCTCGTCTTGGAATGTTTCAAGACTGCCGAACCGCTTCGGATCGAAGACGATTGCGAGCATTCCGTTCTTGATGCCGACGTCACGCGAATTTTCCGGTTGATACGTAAGGTTCCCGGTCAGAGCGCCGCCGAGCAGCTCGGCGACAACCCCCAGACCAAAGCCCTTGTGCAAGCCGAACGGCAAGATTGCACCTTTGGAACGATCCGGCCAGAGTACGCCGGGGTCCGTCGTTGGTTTTCCGCGTTCATCGATCAACAATCCCGGCGCGACTTGTTTGCCGGAGTTGTACGCGACACGCACTTTACCCATCGCGACCGTGCTCGTTGCAAAATCGAGGACGAGCGGCTCATCAGGGTTCTTGCCGGGAATTGCAACGCAAATAGGATTCGTTGAAAACCGGCCGTCCGAACCGCCGAACGCCGCCACGAACGGGTGACCGCTCAGCGCGTTTACAAATAACATTGCGATCAAGCCCGCATCTGCAGCCTGTTCGCCGTAGCTGCCGACGCGCGCAATGTGCTGCACGTCGCGCAATGCGACGATCGCAACACCGTTTTTCCGAGCGCGTTCGATCGCCCAATCCATCACCTCACGCGCGATCTTCTGACCGTAGCCCATCTCGCCGCTGAAGACTGCGATTGCCCCGTCTTCGCTCAACATGCGCGCATGTTGATTCGCCTTCAGGTTGCCGCCTTGGAAATTCTTAACGTAGAGCGGCAGCATCCCGACGCCATGACTGTCGTGGCCGCGCAGATTTGCTTCAACCAGGTGATCGGCGACGATGGCCGCCTCGGCATCGTCGCTTCCCGTCGCTTTCACGATCGCGCGTGCCACGTCGCGCAGGTTCTTGTGATCGACGGTAATCGAGCTGACGGTGCTCACTTCTTGCGTCCTTCTAGTTTCTGGTGGGCCATCGTGGGTTCGAACCACGGACCTCATGCTTATCAAGCATGCGCTCTAACCAGCTGAGCTAATGGCCCTCGTTTTCTCGGCGGCTTATCGTAAATTGCAGCCGTCGTCGATGTCAACGGGTCAAACCGGAGGTCCTGCCCGTCGAAGGGATAATACGACGACGCCGCTCGCGGGGATGTAGCTCAGTTGGTAGAGCACCTGCTTTGCAAGCAGGGGGTCAGGAGTTCGAATCTCCTCATCTCCACCAAGCCGGATCTGGGGGCATAGCTCAGTTGGTAGAGCATCACGCTGGCAGCGTGAGGGTCAGGAGTTCGAGTCTCCTTGCCTCCACCAGATTCTCGTCCTGAGCAGTAAGACAAGCGTACTTTCTTGAAGAGGTGTCTCAGCTCGCTTGCCTGACATGCCGATTTCATGGGAAGATGAGCTTGGGTTTGCCCGCTTCCAAGGAGGCTCTCAGTGAGCGGTATTAGTGGCTTAGGCAGTAGTAGCCTTACCTCGCTTTATAGCTTCCAGCAAAGCTTACTGCAGTCGGGTAACCAGCTTTCATCCGGTAACCGGATAACGTCGGCGGCGGTGGATCCGTCGGGCCTTGCAATCTTCAACGCGCTCGAGGCGCAGGCGTCTGGATTCGACCAGGGCTCGCTCAACGCGCAAGATGCGCTGAACGCTACGAACGTCGCTGAAGGCGGCGCGCAATCGATCACCGGCATCCTCGGGAGCCTGAACACCGAATCGGTGGCAGCTTCGAACGATCTGCTCTCCCCGTCGGATCAGCAAGATATTCAAGCCCAAGCGAATCAGCAGATTCAGCAGATCAACACGATCGCGCAGAACACGAATTTCAACGGCGTAAACCTGCTCCAAGGTCAATTCGCCGGAACGCAAGCAGCGACGCCCGCAAGTTCGGCCGTCACGAACAACGATCTTCTGCTGAGCAGCGGCAACAGCGTCATCAACACGAGCGCCGGAATCACGACGCCCGCGACGACGCCCGGCCAATCGATTCAAGTCTCGGTCAGCGCCGGCCAAGCTCAAGTCAATCTCGTCGACGACGCCACCGGTAACGTCACCAACGTCGGCTCGTTCTCGTCCGGCTCAGCCGTGACGGCGGGCGGCGTGTCGTTCACGCTGGGCAACTTCAGCAGCACCGACACGGGCTCCGCGACGATCGACGTAACGGGCGCGACCAGCTTCTCTGCCGGCAATTCGCTGACGGTGCAAACCGGTGCGAACCAAGGCGCGACAACGCAGCTGAACTTCAGCAACCTGTCGTCATCGTCGCTGGGCGTTTCGAACCTTGATTTCGGAACGACCGCAAATGCCGAAAGCAGCATCGGCGTCATCGGCAACGCGCTCAACTCCGTGCTCTCGGCTCAGGCACAGCTTGGTGCGCAAGCCACGTCGCTGCAAAATCAGATCAACTCGAACAATATCGCTTCGACGAATCTCACCGCGTCGGCATCGTCAATCGGCGATACGAACGTTCCGAACACCGTCAACACTTTCAACAAGAGCATCGAGCAAAGTTTGATTTCGCTCGACGTTCTGCGCGGCGCAAACGCCAGCCAAGGATTTCTGTCCGCCGGCCTTTTCGGTTCGGCCTAGCCGAATTCGCCGCGCCCCGGTATAATGACGGCTGAGCTTCGCGGAGCTCGCCGGATCATCGCGCGCGCCGAACGGCGCGTGAGGAAAGTCCGGGCTCCTATGGGCAAGGGTGCAGGATAACGTCCTGTCGAGGTAACTCGAAGGAAAGTGCCACAGAAACATACCGCCGGGCAACCGGTAAGGGTGAAATCGTGAGGTAAGAGCTCACGGAGCACCGCGGTGACGCGGGCTCGGGTAAACCCCACCTGGAGCAAGATCGCTCGAATACCCCTTCGGGGGCGGTGCCCAACCGCACGAGCAACATCGCACCGAGCTCACCGGTAACGGTGAACCCAGAGAGATGATGATCCCCGGCTTCGCCGGGACAGAATCCGGCTTATAGGCGAGCTCCGCGTATCTCGAAACCGAGTGGCTGCCGCAAGCGTCTTAAGGCAGAGAGATTTCTCTAGTGGGGTGACCTCGTGGCTGACCAATTCTCGAAAGATCTGACCGTCGAGCAAGCGTTCAAAGTACATGCGGGTGCTCGCCGTGTCTTCGCCCGGTTTCATTTGGGCGGCTGCTCGAACTGCGCGATCAGCGAGCATGAGACGATCGAACAGGTTAGCCAGGGTTACGGCATTCCGCTCGACATGTTGATGTCCCAACTCAACAAGCTCTTTGAAGCACCTGAGCTCAGTGTCGGAGACACGGTTCGTCTTCCGGACGAGATTCGCAGCAAGGTTCCGCAGCTTGCGAACGTCCCCGAGACCGGCGAGGTCAAAGACGTTGCAGCCGGCGCCTACACGGTAGAATTCGGCGACGTACGGCTCCAGGGGCTGGCTGAAGACTTTATCAAGGTTCAGCCGCAGCACGTATAGCTCGGGCGGCTGCTACTCCAGCGGCTTGCGGTCGACGAACGCTTCGTCGGTGCCGTGCCAGTGGCCGATCTCCGGCTCACCGGCTTTCCAACAAAGATAGATCGGGCGTCCGTCGCGCAGCGCGGGAAAATCGAGGAGGCCGAGATCGAGATCTTTCACGACGCAGCCGTGCTCTTCGATGCGATTGATCAACCGTACGATCTCAGCTTTGAGCTCCGTGAACTTGCGTGAGCGTGTTGACGCTCCACGGCGCAGCGCCGGATCGTTCTCGAGCAATCGAATTGCAAGCTCGCGCCGTTTGGCCCACAACTCCTCGATGAGCGGCGAAACCGTGGGGATCAGTGAGTTCGCTTTCTCAGCCGAGAACAGTTTCATCCTAGAGAGGCTCCTTCGGTGAGCGTTCGCCGTTTGGTCATCGTAACGGGGTTGTCCGGCGCAGGCAAGAGCCAGGCGTTGGCAGCGTTCGAGGATTTGGGGTTCTATTGCCTCGACAACTTACCACCCACGTTACTTCCCCAGATAGTGACGCTTGCCGCGGCCTCCGGGTACGATCGGCTCGCAATCGCGCCGGATGTTAGGACATCCGGCCCCTTCGGTGATCTCTCCACGAGCATCGCTTCAGCCTCCACCAACGGCGCTTCCCCGGAGATACTCTTCTTGGATGCCACGGAAGAGGCGCTGGTGCGCCGTTTCAGCGAGACGCGCCGCAAGCATCCCGTCGCGCGCGAACGATTGACCGAAGCAATTGCGTCCGAACGGAGCGCGCTTGCACCCGTGCGCGACCGCGCCGCACGGGTCTGGGACACGAGCACGATGAGTGCAATTCAGTTGCGCCGGCGCATCGCGGAGACATACGCGCAGCAAACCGGCGAACCGCTGCTCCACGTTACGCTCGTGTCGTTCGGATATAAATACGGCCTGCCGCTCGACGCCGACATGGTTTTCGACGTGCGATTCTTACCGAACCCGTATTACGTCGACGAGCTTCGCGAGCTCACGGGACTCGACAAAGCAGTCGGCGACTATCTCGAGCGATTACCGCAAACGCGGACCTTTTTACAGCACGCCGAAAAGTTGCTTGATTTCCTGATACCACGCTTTATCGAAGAGGGGAAAGCGCAACTGACGATCGCGATTGGCTGCACCGGCGGGCGTCATCGCTCCGTCTATCTCGCTGGACGTCTGAACGAATTTCTGAGAAAGAACTGCCAACTCGACGTCGAGCTGGCAGCGCGGGACATTCTGAGATAATGTTGTTGCGGGCCACCTCGGGGAATGCTTGCGCTTTCGCGACAGTGACAGGCCCGCGCATTTGGGGGCCCCGTGCAACGCATGGGGCGCGCGCAGCCTGGGGCGGAGCGCCTTCAAAATGATCGGGCAGCGGGCAAAGCAGATCGCGCGTTGGTTCTATCCGGGCCTTGGTGTCAAACGCTGGCTCGTCATGGCGATTCTCGGCGCGATTCTGTTCGTCAACGGACTCAACCGTTGGTTGACGGCCGAAGGCGCGCATTTCGAGATCAATACTTGGGTCGACGAAACACTCGACGGCTATCTTCCGCTCGCGTGGCTGCAATGGCTATTCATGGCCGGCGGCGCGATACTCGTTGCGGTCGGCATGCGCCAGTGGATGCACTCGATCGTCGATGCGCTCACGCCGGATCGTAAGGACCGTATCGTCGATGCGCTCTTCGCATCGCGCTTACGCGCGGGTTACCGCATCGTCGCCGTCGGAGGTGGAACCGGACTCTCGACGTTGTTACGCGGACTAAAGCGATACACGCACAACTTGACCGCTGTCGTAACCGTCAGCGACGACGGCGGCAGCTCCGGACGCTTGCAAAAAGAGCTCGGCATTCTTCCACCCGGCGACCTGCGCAACTGTCTCGTGGCTTTGGCCGATGACGAAGCGCTCGTGACCGATCTCTTTCAATATCGCTTTCACGAAGGCGAAGGCCTCACGGGGCACTCGTTCGGCAATCTCTTCCTCGCGGCGATGACGGGCGTGACCGGAAACTTCGATACCGCCGTGAAAGAATCAAGCCGCGTTCTGAACATCAAAGGCCGCGTGTTGCCTGCAACCCTTGCGGTGACGTGGCTGCGCGCTACAATGGAAGACGGAACGATCATCGAGGGTGAAAGCGCGATCACGCAGGCGCGCAAGAAAATCGAATCGATCACGCTCGAACCCGAACACTCTGCACCTCTGGGCGAAGTGATCGATGCGATTCGTACTGCGGATGCGATCATACTTGGGCCCGGGTCGCTCTACACCTCGATCTTGCCGAATCTACTGGTCGATCGCATCTCGCGCGAGATCGAAAGCGCCAATGCAGTCAAGGTCTACGTCACGAACGTCATGACGCAGCCGGGCGAGACCGAAGAATTCAAAGCCTCGCGCCATCTCGAGGTTCTTCTCGCGCATGCCGGCGCAAAAGTATGTGACTACGTCATCGTAAACAGCCAGCCGCCGCGCCGCCTGCGTGACGTGTATGCCGAGGAAGGCCAGATTTGGGTTGAACCGGACGTCGAAGCCATCAAGAAGCTCGGTGTGCGTCCGGTCTTAGCCGACGTCATCGGTGAAACGACGAACGTGCGACACGATCCGGATCGTCTAGCCGAAGTCGTCGTCGATTTGATAGCGGAGGCTATCGCCGAACGCGCGACCTTCGTCAAGCGTACGCCGCCGGCGCCGACGATCGCGCCGCCGGCCGCGTCACTCTAGCGCAAAGGTCCGCGCCACGCGCGCGGCTGCGGCTTCAATCAGCGCGACCGCATCGTGCATTGCCGCTTCGAGCGGCATGGGTGACGTGACAATGGGTTCGCACACGATCCCATGCGCAGCGAGCTCTGCCTCAACGCTCCTCTCGACGCGCCCGCCAAGCGCGATCACCGGGACCTTGGCTTTCGCCGCGTAGCGCCCCACGCCGAAGACCGTCTTTCCGCGGAGCGTCTGCGCATCAATCGAGCCTTCACCCGTGATGCAGAGCGTCGCGCCGGTCAAGGCTTGCGGCAGGCCGCATAGCTCGGCGACGATGTCGACGCCGCGGCGTAGTTTCGCCCCAAGCGCAAGCAGTGCAAATCCCGCACCACCGGCAGCGCCCGCCCCGGGAACGTCGCGCAAATCACGGCCGAGAGCGCGCGCCATCGCATCGGCCGTCTGCGCCAGCGCGGCGTCGAGCTTCGGCACATCCTCGGGCTTCGCACCCTTCTGCGGACCGAAGATCGCAGACGCACCGTTTGGACCGCAAAGCGGATTGTCGACGTCCGATGCGACCAGCAGTTTCGTTTTTGCGATGCGCGGATCGAGCCCGCCCAAGTCGATGCTCTCGATGCCGTGCAAGGCGTTCGCGGGCTGCGTTCTCGCGCCAAGTGCGCGCAAGAGTCCAATGCCGGCATCGTTGATCGCGCTGCCGCCGATGCCGACGACGATCGACGTCGCACCGGAGTCGAGCGCCGCGCGAATGAGCTCGCCGGTGCCGCGCGAATCTGCGCGCCACGGATTGCGCTCCTCGGGCTTCTCGAGAACCAGCCCACTTGCGCTCGCGAGCTCAACGATTGCCTGCTCGCCATCGAGTGCAAACTTCGCCGAGATCACGCGTCCAAGCGGATCGTGCACGTTCGCCGTACACGCACGCGCGCCCGAATCGAGGAACAGTTCCACGGTACCGTCGCCGCCATCCGCCATAGGACGCAGGATCAGTTTACTCCCCGGCGAGACCGACCGAACGCCGCGTGCGACGGCGTTCGCAACGTCATGCGCGCTGGCAGAGCCCTTGAACTTGTCCGGCGCGATTACGACGCGCCCTAAGGGGCCGCTAGTGATAGAGCGTGGCGTTTAGCGTGAAGTGGTCGCCGGCTGCGACCGAACCTTGATCCTGGTGATCTTGAAACCCGCCGGCCGTCTCACTAGCCGTAAATGGGCCGACCGGAATGTTCGCGATCGTGTAGCTTCCGTCAGCACCCGTCGTCGCCGAAAGAACAGAATCGACCGTCACCGTTGCGCCTACGATCGGCTGTCCGCTAGTGCCGTCGGTGATGACGCCGGTGATTGTTGCATAATTTTGCTGTGGTGGGACAGCGTTGTTGCACGCAGTCAGCACTGCAATCGCAGCAAACGCGAAGATGCGGCGCACCTTACGCGGGGACCACGCCTTCTTCGGCATCCTGACGGTCGAGATTCGCGTTCTTCTCGTCGAGCAGCCACCGGTTCGCGGCTTCACGCC
Above is a genomic segment from Candidatus Baltobacteraceae bacterium containing:
- a CDS encoding malate/lactate/ureidoglycolate dehydrogenase, producing MSTVSSITVDHKNLRDVARAIVKATGSDDAEAAIVADHLVEANLRGHDSHGVGMLPLYVKNFQGGNLKANQHARMLSEDGAIAVFSGEMGYGQKIAREVMDWAIERARKNGVAIVALRDVQHIARVGSYGEQAADAGLIAMLFVNALSGHPFVAAFGGSDGRFSTNPICVAIPGKNPDEPLVLDFATSTVAMGKVRVAYNSGKQVAPGLLIDERGKPTTDPGVLWPDRSKGAILPFGLHKGFGLGVVAELLGGALTGNLTYQPENSRDVGIKNGMLAIVFDPKRFGSLETFQDEMQAFLDFVKASPPSDPSAPVLIAGEPERNTRKKRMAEGIPIDAKTWADIRAAADSLGIGARKIEEVAHGAT
- a CDS encoding YvcK family protein, which translates into the protein MIGQRAKQIARWFYPGLGVKRWLVMAILGAILFVNGLNRWLTAEGAHFEINTWVDETLDGYLPLAWLQWLFMAGGAILVAVGMRQWMHSIVDALTPDRKDRIVDALFASRLRAGYRIVAVGGGTGLSTLLRGLKRYTHNLTAVVTVSDDGGSSGRLQKELGILPPGDLRNCLVALADDEALVTDLFQYRFHEGEGLTGHSFGNLFLAAMTGVTGNFDTAVKESSRVLNIKGRVLPATLAVTWLRATMEDGTIIEGESAITQARKKIESITLEPEHSAPLGEVIDAIRTADAIILGPGSLYTSILPNLLVDRISREIESANAVKVYVTNVMTQPGETEEFKASRHLEVLLAHAGAKVCDYVIVNSQPPRRLRDVYAEEGQIWVEPDVEAIKKLGVRPVLADVIGETTNVRHDPDRLAEVVVDLIAEAIAERATFVKRTPPAPTIAPPAASL
- the rapZ gene encoding RNase adapter RapZ — encoded protein: MSVRRLVIVTGLSGAGKSQALAAFEDLGFYCLDNLPPTLLPQIVTLAAASGYDRLAIAPDVRTSGPFGDLSTSIASASTNGASPEILFLDATEEALVRRFSETRRKHPVARERLTEAIASERSALAPVRDRAARVWDTSTMSAIQLRRRIAETYAQQTGEPLLHVTLVSFGYKYGLPLDADMVFDVRFLPNPYYVDELRELTGLDKAVGDYLERLPQTRTFLQHAEKLLDFLIPRFIEEGKAQLTIAIGCTGGRHRSVYLAGRLNEFLRKNCQLDVELAARDILR
- a CDS encoding DUF2203 domain-containing protein, whose product is MKLFSAEKANSLIPTVSPLIEELWAKRRELAIRLLENDPALRRGASTRSRKFTELKAEIVRLINRIEEHGCVVKDLDLGLLDFPALRDGRPIYLCWKAGEPEIGHWHGTDEAFVDRKPLE
- a CDS encoding glycerate kinase, with the translated sequence MTSGPLGRVVIAPDKFKGSASAHDVANAVARGVRSVSPGSKLILRPMADGGDGTVELFLDSGARACTANVHDPLGRVISAKFALDGEQAIVELASASGLVLEKPEERNPWRADSRGTGELIRAALDSGATSIVVGIGGSAINDAGIGLLRALGARTQPANALHGIESIDLGGLDPRIAKTKLLVASDVDNPLCGPNGASAIFGPQKGAKPEDVPKLDAALAQTADAMARALGRDLRDVPGAGAAGGAGFALLALGAKLRRGVDIVAELCGLPQALTGATLCITGEGSIDAQTLRGKTVFGVGRYAAKAKVPVIALGGRVERSVEAELAAHGIVCEPIVTSPMPLEAAMHDAVALIEAAAARVARTFALE
- a CDS encoding carboxypeptidase-like regulatory domain-containing protein, which encodes MRRIFAFAAIAVLTACNNAVPPQQNYATITGVITDGTSGQPIVGATVTVDSVLSATTGADGSYTIANIPVGPFTASETAGGFQDHQDQGSVAAGDHFTLNATLYH